From Streptomyces sp. GSL17-111, one genomic window encodes:
- a CDS encoding SDR family NAD(P)-dependent oxidoreductase: MTTALITGATAGIGAAFARRLARDGHDVVLVARDAERLARQATELHDRHGIEASTLRADLATEEGITAVARRLGDRRHPVDLLVNNAGFGTKGRFLEVSEEDELRMLRVHCEAVLRLTSAAAGAMRERGRGGVVNVASVAAFVPRGTYGASKAWVVQFTQGAAQDLADSGVRMLALCPGFVRTEFHERAGMSASDVPGWMWLDADRVVDAALKDLARGRTLSVPDARYKTLLGASKLVPRGLLGRVSSSSGRKYAPK; the protein is encoded by the coding sequence ATGACGACTGCACTGATCACAGGGGCGACGGCCGGAATCGGCGCCGCGTTCGCCCGGCGGCTGGCCCGGGACGGACACGACGTGGTGCTGGTCGCCCGGGACGCCGAACGGCTGGCGCGGCAGGCCACCGAGCTGCACGACCGGCACGGCATCGAGGCGTCCACGCTGCGGGCCGACCTGGCCACGGAGGAGGGCATCACCGCCGTCGCCCGGCGGCTGGGCGACCGGCGCCACCCGGTGGACCTGCTGGTCAACAACGCGGGCTTCGGCACCAAGGGCCGCTTCCTGGAGGTGTCGGAGGAGGACGAGCTGCGGATGCTGCGCGTGCACTGCGAGGCGGTGCTGCGGCTGACGTCGGCGGCGGCCGGGGCGATGCGGGAGCGCGGCCGGGGCGGGGTGGTGAACGTCGCCTCCGTGGCCGCGTTCGTGCCGCGCGGGACGTACGGGGCGAGCAAGGCGTGGGTCGTGCAGTTCACGCAGGGGGCCGCGCAGGACCTGGCGGACTCGGGGGTGCGGATGCTGGCGCTGTGCCCGGGGTTCGTGCGGACCGAGTTCCACGAGCGGGCCGGGATGTCGGCCTCGGACGTCCCGGGGTGGATGTGGCTGGACGCCGACCGGGTCGTGGACGCCGCGCTGAAGGACCTCGCCCGGGGCCGGACGCTCTCCGTGCCGGACGCCCGGTACAAGACGCTGCTGGGCGCGAGCAAGCTGGTGCCGCGCGGGCTGCTGGGCCGGGTGTCGTCCAGCTCGGGCCGCAAGTACGCACCGAAGTAG
- a CDS encoding ester cyclase, producing the protein MTFVQLIDCKTSRVDDMNRLLDSWVEATRGKRTATHALVGRDRSSSTHVVEIVEFPSYEEAMRNSNLPETDRIFQEMVALCDEMPQFTDLDVVRDEQLNKDTARRVFEEVLSERDYAALEDYFHADYVEHDPANPTGDLHGLDEARENLREELDPFEPRFTVLGAVADGDLVSQRFEAAARHVGTFMGTEPTGREFTLTGHVTFRFQDGKIAESWFNWDNARLLAEIGAVELPRP; encoded by the coding sequence ATGACATTCGTGCAGCTCATCGACTGTAAAACCAGCCGGGTCGACGACATGAACCGGCTGCTGGACTCCTGGGTGGAGGCGACCCGGGGCAAGCGGACGGCGACCCACGCCCTCGTCGGCCGCGACCGGTCCAGCTCCACCCACGTGGTGGAGATCGTCGAGTTCCCCTCCTACGAGGAGGCGATGCGGAACTCGAACCTGCCCGAGACCGACCGGATCTTCCAGGAGATGGTGGCGCTCTGTGACGAGATGCCGCAGTTCACGGACCTGGACGTGGTGCGGGACGAGCAGCTGAACAAGGACACCGCCCGCCGGGTCTTCGAAGAGGTGCTGTCCGAGCGGGACTACGCCGCGCTGGAGGACTACTTCCACGCGGACTACGTGGAGCACGACCCGGCCAACCCCACGGGCGACCTGCACGGCCTTGACGAGGCACGGGAGAACCTGCGGGAGGAACTCGACCCGTTCGAACCCCGGTTCACGGTGCTGGGCGCCGTGGCCGACGGTGACCTGGTCAGCCAGCGCTTCGAGGCCGCGGCGCGGCACGTGGGCACCTTCATGGGCACCGAGCCGACCGGCAGGGAGTTCACGCTCACCGGCCACGTGACGTTCCGGTTCCAGGACGGCAAGATCGCCGAGAGCTGGTTCAACTGGGACAACGCCCGGCTGCTCGCGGAGATCGGCGCCGTCGAACTGCCCCGGCCGTAG